In one window of Spartobacteria bacterium DNA:
- a CDS encoding cofactor-independent phosphoglycerate mutase: MLPDMYCSDYVVRLIYNNIFGIEKGNDYLRRIGRLMKEKRMKYVVLVGDGMGDYPLDELGGKTPLQAASIPAIRRISGAGQVYMVQTVPDGMAPGSDVANLSLLGYNPAENYTGRAPIEAAGASVLLGPDDVAYRCNLVTLEDGRMKDYSAGHISTEEAAQLIQTLDKELGRDGLRFSSGVSYRHLMIWDRGPNGFWIEPPHEFTGKRVDDYLPAGEGQGVTELVRRSAEVLRNHPVNLKRRAEGKNEANSIWLWGQGKSMVLPSYQQRFGLSGGIVSAVDLVRGLGVLMGLDAPRIAGATGYLDTNFQGKVDAALAMLLHHDYVYVHIEAPDECGHQGSIEKKVHAIELFDEKVVTPVWKALEERGEPYRLVVCMDHRTPVKIMGHTSEPVPLAMLDGPVGAQVAQGPEGAFDEFVQDGQPQGMSYDIMTDWLKNRTPSLK; encoded by the coding sequence ATGTTGCCTGACATGTACTGTTCCGATTATGTTGTCCGTTTAATTTATAACAATATCTTTGGAATAGAAAAAGGCAATGATTATTTGCGCCGGATAGGTCGATTGATGAAAGAAAAACGAATGAAATATGTTGTGCTGGTGGGCGATGGGATGGGGGATTATCCATTGGATGAACTGGGTGGAAAAACACCCCTTCAGGCCGCATCTATTCCGGCAATTCGCCGCATATCCGGTGCAGGACAAGTTTATATGGTGCAGACTGTTCCCGATGGAATGGCACCGGGCAGCGATGTCGCTAATCTGAGTTTACTGGGATATAACCCGGCAGAAAATTACACGGGGAGAGCACCCATTGAAGCCGCCGGGGCCTCCGTACTGCTGGGCCCGGACGATGTGGCGTATCGCTGCAATTTGGTCACACTGGAAGACGGTCGGATGAAGGATTATTCGGCGGGGCACATTTCCACAGAGGAAGCGGCGCAGTTGATTCAGACACTGGATAAGGAGTTGGGACGGGATGGTCTGCGTTTTAGTTCGGGGGTGAGTTATCGGCACTTAATGATATGGGACAGGGGGCCCAACGGGTTCTGGATTGAACCGCCCCACGAATTTACCGGCAAACGGGTCGATGACTATTTGCCGGCAGGGGAGGGGCAGGGAGTAACAGAGCTGGTTCGCCGTTCTGCTGAGGTCCTGCGCAACCATCCGGTGAATCTAAAACGTCGGGCCGAAGGGAAAAACGAAGCCAACAGCATTTGGTTGTGGGGACAGGGCAAGAGCATGGTGCTCCCCAGTTATCAACAGCGTTTCGGCCTGTCCGGCGGTATCGTTTCTGCCGTGGATTTGGTGCGGGGACTGGGTGTGCTGATGGGGTTGGATGCGCCGCGTATTGCCGGGGCAACGGGGTATCTGGATACCAATTTCCAGGGGAAAGTCGATGCGGCTCTGGCCATGCTGCTGCATCACGATTACGTGTATGTGCACATTGAAGCTCCCGACGAATGCGGCCATCAGGGATCCATTGAAAAGAAGGTTCATGCCATTGAATTATTTGATGAAAAAGTGGTTACACCCGTGTGGAAGGCACTGGAAGAACGAGGGGAACCCTATCGGCTGGTGGTCTGCATGGATCATCGTACTCCGGTCAAAATTATGGGGCATACCTCCGAGCCGGTACCGCTGGCCATGCTGGACGGGCCCGTTGGTGCGCAGGTGGCGCAGGGACCTGAAGGAGCATTTGACGAATTTGTACAGGATGGACAGCCGCAGGGTATGTCCTATGACATCATGACGGACTGGTTGAAAAACCGGACGCCCTCATTGAAGTGA
- a CDS encoding mannose-6-phosphate isomerase, protein MSGNIYPLKFDPIYHRALWGGNRIAKTYGRKVYLLHCSESWEIADRSPENSIIRNGALAKTSLRDLLAMEPACILGFDAQTSHFPLLLKIIDAQKCLSVQVHPTDTVAKRMGTEPKAEMWYVLQATPEAAVYAGFIDGVTRNDVEQAIENKTLPSLLRRIPVTQGDVINIPAGCVHAIDAGCLVYEIQQNSDTTYRLYDWDRLDDDGHPRPLHIQESLASINWNPTEPIIPVPVQLNNDQHGICLNRTKYFQVSTGHADLPVKIHNNINTFTVYFVTNGSISVEGSGVRENIRTGQTVLFPAACPDVTFDPGDGAADWLEISLPHDDS, encoded by the coding sequence ATGTCAGGCAACATTTATCCTCTCAAATTTGATCCCATTTATCATCGGGCATTGTGGGGCGGGAATCGCATCGCAAAAACATACGGAAGAAAGGTGTACTTGCTGCATTGCTCTGAATCGTGGGAAATCGCTGACAGGTCACCGGAAAACAGTATTATACGCAACGGCGCACTGGCAAAGACCAGCCTCAGAGATCTTCTGGCTATGGAGCCTGCCTGCATCCTCGGATTTGATGCCCAGACGTCCCATTTCCCCTTGCTGCTTAAAATTATTGATGCCCAAAAATGCCTGAGTGTACAGGTACACCCTACTGATACGGTAGCAAAGCGCATGGGAACCGAACCAAAAGCAGAAATGTGGTACGTGCTTCAAGCCACACCGGAGGCCGCAGTCTATGCAGGGTTTATAGACGGAGTAACCCGCAACGATGTGGAGCAAGCCATCGAAAACAAGACATTGCCCTCGCTGCTGCGCCGTATTCCGGTGACGCAGGGCGATGTGATAAACATCCCTGCTGGCTGCGTTCATGCCATTGATGCCGGCTGTCTGGTTTATGAAATCCAGCAGAATTCCGACACAACCTACCGACTTTATGATTGGGATCGACTTGATGACGACGGACACCCCCGTCCCCTGCACATTCAGGAATCACTGGCCTCGATTAACTGGAATCCGACCGAGCCCATCATTCCTGTCCCAGTACAGTTAAACAACGATCAACATGGCATCTGTCTTAATCGGACGAAATATTTTCAGGTCTCAACCGGTCACGCCGACCTTCCGGTAAAGATACACAACAACATCAATACTTTTACGGTATACTTTGTCACCAATGGCTCTATCTCCGTAGAAGGCTCCGGCGTACGTGAAAACATTCGCACCGGCCAGACTGTATTGTTTCCTGCCGCCTGCCCAGATGTCACTTTTGACCCCGGCGACGGTGCTGCTGACTGGCTGGAAATATCCCTGCCCCACGACGATTCGTAA
- a CDS encoding leucine--tRNA ligase yields MKEKYPFSEIEPKWQKYWDDHGLFKTDVVDASDKYYCLMMFPYPSGTLHVGHGRNYIIGDAVARYKKMQGKRVLTPMGWDAFGLPAENAAIKTGTHPRESTLSNIKIIKEQLRDWGCCYDWDREVTSCQPDYYKWTQWLFLKLYEKGLAYKSKSNVNWCPSCATVLANEQVVNGMCERCDSVVIQKALEQWFFKITDYAQRLLDDLDKLDGWPERVKIMQRNWIGRSEGTNVDFALISREDGTPDSSNKVSCFTTRVDTIFGCTYMVVAPEYPQLMEMVEGLPQEQDIRDFVTECATLTNLDRESDEVEKKGVFTGRYVVNPYNGETIPLWVGNYVLMYGTGAVMAVPAHDTRDWAFAKKYDLDIRLSVQNEEQTLIFESMTDAYTGDGFCVDSGSFSGMPNREAIGAMTAFAEEQGFGKGTINFRLRDWLISRQRYWGAPIPMIYCETCGMVPVPEKDLPVLLPDDVEFRPKGESPLAISDAFMNVPCPQCGKPARRESDTMDTFVDSSWYFLRYLNARDASQALDTKICNEWMPVDQYIGGIEHAILHLLYARFFTKAIHDLKLIDFDEPFAHLFTQGMICKKSDVDGQLYKMSKSKGNVVSPTELVREYGADTVRVYTLFIGPPEKDAEWNDQGVEGAWRFLRRIWRSVYENKRVLTAIKGSKPELSSMQDVERDLYRSVHESIKQITRDLGGDFHFNTAIAQIMKLMNAMDAFPISEESTGNAKAVFREAVETVVLLLSPFAPHIAEELWQELGYEPSILTAAWPTVNEAALIRESIDLILQVNGKVRGRVTVSAHASREELEKEALADANVQKWMEGKVLRKIIVVPGKLVNIAVS; encoded by the coding sequence ATGAAAGAAAAGTATCCGTTTTCAGAGATTGAACCAAAATGGCAGAAGTATTGGGATGATCATGGTTTGTTTAAGACCGATGTTGTCGATGCATCAGATAAATATTATTGTCTGATGATGTTTCCGTACCCCTCGGGCACGCTGCATGTCGGACACGGGCGTAATTATATTATTGGTGATGCCGTTGCCCGTTATAAAAAAATGCAGGGAAAACGGGTTCTCACACCTATGGGCTGGGATGCATTTGGACTGCCGGCGGAAAATGCGGCGATTAAGACAGGTACGCATCCGCGTGAAAGTACGCTCAGCAACATCAAAATTATCAAAGAGCAACTGCGCGACTGGGGATGCTGCTACGATTGGGATCGAGAAGTAACATCTTGTCAACCAGATTATTACAAGTGGACGCAATGGTTGTTTTTAAAGCTTTATGAAAAAGGTCTGGCGTATAAATCCAAATCCAATGTGAACTGGTGTCCTTCCTGTGCCACGGTGCTGGCAAACGAGCAGGTCGTGAATGGTATGTGTGAGCGCTGTGATTCCGTGGTCATACAGAAGGCACTGGAACAGTGGTTCTTTAAAATTACGGATTATGCACAGCGTCTTCTGGACGATTTAGACAAACTGGATGGCTGGCCGGAACGTGTGAAGATCATGCAGCGTAACTGGATTGGTCGTTCTGAGGGAACCAATGTAGATTTTGCGTTAATTTCGCGTGAAGACGGAACACCTGACAGCAGCAATAAAGTCAGCTGTTTTACGACCCGGGTGGATACGATTTTTGGCTGTACCTATATGGTGGTGGCTCCAGAATATCCGCAACTGATGGAAATGGTGGAGGGGCTGCCTCAGGAACAGGACATTCGCGATTTTGTGACCGAATGCGCCACGTTGACGAATCTGGATCGTGAATCCGATGAAGTGGAAAAGAAAGGCGTCTTCACCGGGCGCTATGTGGTAAATCCCTATAATGGGGAAACCATTCCGCTGTGGGTCGGAAATTATGTGCTGATGTACGGAACCGGCGCGGTCATGGCCGTTCCTGCGCACGATACACGCGATTGGGCTTTTGCAAAAAAATATGATCTGGACATCCGGCTTTCTGTTCAGAATGAAGAACAGACATTGATCTTTGAATCCATGACCGATGCCTATACCGGCGATGGTTTCTGTGTTGATTCCGGATCTTTCAGCGGCATGCCCAATCGCGAAGCCATTGGTGCGATGACCGCGTTTGCTGAGGAGCAGGGCTTTGGCAAAGGGACGATTAACTTCCGTTTGCGGGACTGGCTCATTAGTCGCCAGCGTTACTGGGGGGCACCCATTCCGATGATTTATTGTGAAACCTGCGGCATGGTGCCTGTTCCGGAAAAAGACTTGCCGGTGCTGCTTCCCGACGATGTAGAATTTCGTCCTAAAGGGGAATCGCCATTGGCCATATCGGACGCCTTTATGAACGTGCCCTGTCCCCAATGCGGAAAGCCGGCTCGTCGGGAAAGCGATACTATGGATACGTTTGTGGATTCCAGCTGGTATTTTTTGCGTTACCTGAATGCAAGGGATGCATCACAGGCACTGGATACGAAGATTTGCAATGAATGGATGCCGGTGGATCAGTATATTGGCGGTATCGAGCATGCCATTCTCCATCTGCTGTACGCTCGTTTCTTTACTAAAGCCATTCATGATCTGAAACTAATCGATTTTGATGAGCCCTTTGCACATCTGTTTACGCAGGGGATGATCTGCAAGAAAAGCGATGTGGATGGTCAGCTTTACAAAATGTCGAAGTCCAAGGGTAATGTGGTAAGCCCCACCGAGCTTGTTCGTGAATATGGTGCTGATACTGTGCGAGTTTACACTCTTTTCATCGGTCCGCCGGAAAAAGATGCGGAATGGAATGATCAGGGTGTAGAAGGTGCCTGGCGTTTTCTGCGTCGTATCTGGCGCAGTGTTTATGAAAATAAAAGGGTTTTAACGGCCATAAAAGGCTCTAAACCGGAGTTATCTTCCATGCAGGATGTCGAACGTGATTTATACCGTTCCGTACATGAGTCGATCAAACAGATCACTCGAGATCTTGGTGGCGATTTCCATTTTAATACGGCGATTGCACAGATTATGAAACTGATGAACGCCATGGATGCTTTTCCGATTTCAGAAGAGAGCACAGGCAATGCAAAAGCGGTATTTCGTGAAGCGGTGGAAACCGTTGTGTTGCTGTTGTCTCCTTTTGCGCCTCACATTGCCGAAGAACTTTGGCAGGAACTTGGATATGAACCGAGTATTCTGACTGCGGCCTGGCCGACGGTCAATGAGGCGGCATTGATTCGCGAATCCATAGATTTAATTCTGCAAGTGAACGGAAAAGTGCGAGGACGAGTGACCGTCAGTGCCCATGCCAGTCGGGAAGAGCTGGAAAAAGAGGCTCTGGCAGATGCCAATGTGCAAAAATGGATGGAAGGAAAGGTCCTGCGCAAAATTATCGTTGTTCCGGGCAAACTGGTGAATATCGCCGTTTCATAA
- a CDS encoding PAS domain-containing sensor histidine kinase, whose amino-acid sequence MSLLTPATVLLTGWKYPCPTTIRKDTMTTIIATLLLCLLLLALAWIRALRRQIDLCSKEVENSKNSLYSLLEKTPCPCQTLDEKGCIMYVNQAWLETMGYQRSEVIGEFFGTFMQSRSTNRFNSFYSSLKESGLSTELELDMVTKTGTTINAAFESSIESELDGTFKLAHCAFKDVSKWKQAEDNLRKNESLLQKIFDIIPTGIWLADRDGNILRGNPAAIAMWGAEAQASSYNYSIFSARRLPAGTPVADDDWAVAHALCEGITTTGELLEIDALDGVTRTTINGAAPIMDEQDNLLGAVIFNQDITDRVQSETEREKQLMELAQSQKMESAERLAGGIAHDFSNMLMSILGYAELCRDTLPTEQTVRPWLDQIITIAQRSTDTIKQLQAFSSQQHINPEVLNLNTAIDNVLHILRPHTGEKIHLVWEPNYACWPVKLDPSQIEWIFTNLVVNAREAIADTGTLTIEIKNQSITPENIDAYPRPLLTGDYVIVSVSDTGKGMDEMTKAHIFEPFFTTKDKDTNKGTGLGLATVYGIVKQNHGIIDVTTAPDEGSTFHIYLPRAGDVPPDSSSANQPETADKPIKSTVAKTILLVEDEPTVRLTTEEFLKDLGYRILIAATPEEALTIASADNDIQLLITDVMMTGMSGYELAKQLTHQHPELSVLFISGYTADFFADEGMIIDERHFLNKPFSRTALTSKVRDILPL is encoded by the coding sequence ATGTCACTTTTGACCCCGGCGACGGTGCTGCTGACTGGCTGGAAATATCCCTGCCCCACGACGATTCGTAAAGACACTATGACAACCATCATTGCCACCCTACTGCTGTGCCTGCTGCTTCTCGCGTTGGCTTGGATTCGCGCATTGCGGCGACAGATTGATCTGTGCTCAAAAGAGGTAGAGAACAGCAAAAACAGCTTATACTCCTTACTTGAAAAAACACCCTGTCCCTGTCAGACGCTTGATGAAAAAGGGTGCATCATGTATGTCAATCAGGCTTGGCTGGAAACAATGGGATACCAACGCAGCGAAGTCATCGGCGAGTTTTTTGGCACCTTTATGCAGTCGAGATCAACGAATCGCTTCAACAGTTTCTATTCGTCTTTAAAAGAGAGCGGATTGAGCACCGAGCTTGAGCTGGACATGGTTACCAAGACCGGAACGACGATTAATGCGGCCTTTGAAAGCAGTATCGAATCAGAACTGGACGGAACATTCAAACTTGCACACTGCGCCTTTAAAGATGTTTCAAAGTGGAAACAGGCAGAAGACAACCTGCGTAAAAACGAAAGTCTCCTTCAAAAAATATTTGATATCATCCCGACAGGAATATGGCTCGCCGACCGCGACGGAAATATCCTGCGCGGTAATCCAGCAGCCATCGCCATGTGGGGCGCCGAAGCACAGGCTTCTTCATATAATTACAGCATTTTTTCTGCACGGCGGCTACCCGCAGGAACCCCCGTCGCCGACGATGACTGGGCCGTAGCCCACGCACTCTGTGAAGGCATAACGACCACCGGCGAACTCCTCGAGATCGATGCACTGGATGGTGTAACCCGCACCACTATCAACGGGGCCGCCCCCATCATGGATGAACAGGACAATTTGCTTGGAGCCGTCATTTTTAATCAGGATATTACCGATCGAGTACAGTCGGAAACCGAACGTGAAAAACAGCTCATGGAACTGGCGCAATCGCAAAAAATGGAATCTGCTGAACGGCTTGCCGGCGGCATAGCGCACGATTTCAGCAATATGCTGATGAGTATTCTGGGATACGCAGAGCTATGCCGCGACACATTGCCGACAGAGCAGACCGTGCGCCCGTGGCTCGATCAAATCATCACCATTGCCCAGCGCTCAACGGATACGATCAAACAGCTGCAGGCCTTTTCAAGTCAACAGCACATAAACCCCGAAGTATTGAATCTAAACACGGCCATCGACAACGTTCTCCATATACTGCGCCCGCACACGGGTGAAAAGATCCATCTGGTGTGGGAACCGAATTATGCATGCTGGCCAGTGAAACTGGATCCGTCACAAATAGAGTGGATTTTTACGAACTTAGTGGTTAATGCACGCGAGGCCATTGCCGACACCGGCACACTGACCATCGAAATTAAAAACCAATCCATAACCCCCGAAAACATCGACGCGTATCCCCGGCCTCTGCTGACTGGAGACTACGTCATCGTATCCGTCAGCGATACCGGAAAAGGGATGGACGAAATGACCAAAGCCCATATATTCGAACCCTTTTTCACCACCAAAGATAAAGATACCAATAAAGGAACGGGGCTGGGCCTGGCCACAGTCTACGGGATCGTTAAACAAAATCACGGAATCATCGATGTCACCACTGCGCCCGATGAAGGCAGCACCTTTCACATTTACCTGCCGCGCGCGGGAGATGTCCCCCCAGACAGCTCGTCCGCGAACCAGCCAGAAACAGCTGATAAACCGATAAAGTCGACCGTTGCAAAGACGATCCTTCTCGTGGAAGACGAACCCACCGTCCGCCTCACCACGGAGGAATTCCTCAAAGATTTAGGCTACCGCATCCTCATTGCCGCAACCCCGGAAGAAGCATTGACTATCGCGTCAGCAGACAACGATATTCAGCTCCTGATCACTGATGTCATGATGACGGGTATGAGTGGATATGAATTGGCCAAACAGCTGACACACCAGCACCCGGAGCTGTCCGTTTTGTTCATCTCCGGTTACACCGCAGACTTCTTCGCAGATGAGGGAATGATCATCGATGAACGCCATTTTCTGAACAAGCCCTTTTCGCGCACGGCACTGACCAGCAAGGTGCGTGACATCCTCCCGCTGTAA